The following coding sequences lie in one Pontibacter sp. G13 genomic window:
- a CDS encoding glycoside hydrolase family 3 C-terminal domain-containing protein yields the protein MKHLLLTPLMVCWIGMQVWGQTSVYPFLDPSLTLDERVQDLTDRLTLEEKANQLRYDAPSIDRLGIPSYNWWNEALHGIARNGRATVFPQAIGMAATFDDQLVGRVATAISDEARAKYNAAISIGNRNQYAGLTFWSPNVNLFRDPRWGRGHETYGEDPFLSGTLGAAFVEGLQGDHPTYLKTAACAKHFVVHSGPEAERHTFNAIPPKKDFAETYLPAFRKLVQDAEVEAVMCAYNRTFDEPCCGNSYLLQDVLREQWGFEGHIVSDCWAIVDFFENHKTSVDGPTAAADAIHAGVNVNCGSVFNDHLLEAVKLGLVTEAEIDEAFKVLMKTRFKLGLFDPAGSNPYDAISTEVIHSEEHRALALEAAQKSIVMLKNNGALPLSPNIPTLSVVGPYANSSDVIIGNYYGSSPEITTVVEGIAANVHPGTSLQYQFGQLPFQENVNPIDWTTDNAMAQDAVVAVLGISNQIEGEEGESLYSPTKGDRPQIELPKPQVEFLKKLRSKGDKPLILVLTGGSPVILNDELMELADAVLWIWYPGEAGGSAVADVIFGEVSPSGRLPLTFPASQDQLPDYADYSMKGRTYRFMEDSPAFPFGFGMSYTQFQYHEMSLSQSELGPEGTLEVSVSVENIGEIAGEEVVQLYASAPDSKLDAPLYDLRGFKRVRLAPGETRTVKFTVSASDFMRYDTEGQPVWEEGEIVLRAAGAVPHPRSTELGAPQPVASSFQLKARVE from the coding sequence ATGAAGCATTTATTGCTTACACCCCTTATGGTGTGCTGGATCGGCATGCAGGTATGGGGCCAGACATCTGTTTATCCTTTTCTTGATCCGAGCCTAACGCTTGACGAACGTGTTCAGGATTTGACTGATCGATTGACCTTGGAAGAAAAGGCCAATCAATTGAGATACGACGCCCCTTCGATCGATCGACTGGGCATTCCTTCCTACAATTGGTGGAATGAGGCTTTGCACGGAATTGCCCGAAATGGACGAGCCACAGTATTTCCACAAGCAATAGGAATGGCTGCCACCTTTGATGACCAATTGGTCGGACGGGTAGCCACCGCCATTTCCGACGAAGCGAGAGCCAAATACAACGCTGCCATTTCTATTGGGAACCGCAATCAATATGCGGGACTGACTTTCTGGTCTCCCAATGTCAATCTATTCCGCGATCCTCGTTGGGGACGTGGCCACGAAACTTATGGTGAAGATCCCTTTTTGAGCGGAACCTTGGGCGCGGCATTTGTCGAAGGGCTTCAAGGCGATCATCCCACTTATTTGAAAACTGCGGCCTGTGCCAAGCACTTTGTGGTGCATTCTGGCCCTGAAGCCGAAAGACATACCTTTAATGCCATTCCTCCCAAAAAGGATTTTGCCGAGACCTACCTGCCTGCATTCAGGAAACTCGTTCAAGATGCCGAGGTCGAAGCCGTGATGTGCGCCTACAACCGGACCTTCGATGAACCTTGCTGCGGCAATAGCTACCTGTTGCAGGATGTTTTGCGTGAGCAGTGGGGATTTGAAGGCCATATTGTCTCGGACTGCTGGGCGATCGTGGATTTCTTCGAAAATCACAAGACGAGCGTGGATGGACCTACTGCGGCGGCGGATGCCATCCATGCCGGGGTGAATGTCAACTGTGGAAGCGTATTCAACGATCATTTGCTGGAGGCGGTGAAATTGGGATTGGTGACAGAAGCCGAAATCGATGAGGCATTCAAGGTCCTGATGAAGACCCGATTCAAGCTTGGACTCTTCGATCCGGCTGGCAGCAATCCCTATGATGCGATTTCCACAGAGGTAATCCACTCTGAAGAACACCGTGCGCTGGCTTTGGAAGCAGCCCAGAAGTCCATTGTCATGCTTAAAAACAATGGCGCTTTGCCGCTTTCGCCCAATATCCCCACCCTTTCTGTAGTAGGGCCTTATGCGAACTCTTCAGATGTGATCATCGGGAACTACTATGGCTCAAGCCCTGAAATCACCACGGTTGTAGAGGGAATCGCTGCGAATGTCCACCCAGGAACTTCCCTGCAATATCAATTCGGTCAATTGCCTTTTCAGGAGAATGTCAATCCGATTGATTGGACGACAGACAACGCGATGGCACAAGACGCGGTAGTGGCAGTGTTGGGAATTTCCAATCAGATCGAGGGAGAGGAAGGAGAGTCCTTGTATTCTCCTACCAAAGGCGACCGACCACAAATCGAATTGCCAAAACCTCAGGTGGAGTTCCTAAAAAAACTTCGTTCAAAAGGAGACAAGCCTTTGATTTTGGTGCTGACAGGAGGAAGTCCTGTGATTCTCAACGATGAGCTGATGGAATTGGCCGATGCCGTATTGTGGATTTGGTATCCAGGTGAGGCTGGAGGATCAGCCGTTGCAGATGTGATTTTTGGAGAGGTATCCCCCTCAGGAAGATTGCCGCTGACCTTCCCAGCCTCCCAAGACCAATTGCCCGATTATGCAGACTACAGCATGAAAGGTCGTACCTACCGGTTTATGGAAGACAGCCCGGCCTTTCCTTTCGGATTTGGCATGAGCTATACCCAGTTCCAATATCACGAAATGTCCCTTTCCCAATCCGAATTGGGTCCTGAAGGAACATTGGAGGTGTCGGTTTCCGTGGAGAATATCGGAGAAATTGCTGGAGAGGAAGTAGTTCAGCTGTACGCTTCAGCCCCTGATTCCAAGTTGGATGCGCCCTTGTACGATCTTCGAGGATTCAAGCGTGTGAGATTGGCCCCCGGGGAAACGCGTACGGTGAAATTCACCGTTTCTGCTTCCGACTTCATGCGATACGACACCGAAGGTCAGCCTGTCTGGGAGGAAGGGGAGATTGTATTGAGAGCTGCAGGAGCAGTTCCGCATCCTCGATCCACAGAATTGGGCGCTCCCCAACCTGTAGCGTCTTCCTTCCAGCTCAAGGCTCGCGTCGAGTAG
- a CDS encoding endo-1,4-beta-xylanase: MNRILPFIWMMALMAPSLMAQDAFHTNLQADLQSQYGVPSGSWLLNDTESANISQATKYGGTYTTQPISGQDFSLAQRAAITSQQPQSYSAGWFLKNQLSVNNGDVLLAVFSLKAIGAPGKVSFFIEHATTFAKEVIMTVPVDTQWRTYFVPFVSGDNYNVNQLSIGFHLGFQIQTIEMAGINVLNYTNQAQKDDLPNQINNQFYSGWEPDAPWRAQAAQRIDSLRKANLTIHAVDQGGTPVEQALIEVNMLQHEFAFGSAVTADRIAGNASNVIYRNKIANLDGKGHGFNWAVFENDMKWPAWESEWFVNKAELANAVAWLRGEGIKIRGHALVWPGNDNLPNDVDQQASNIPYVTNRISNHLNAILNYPGISEEVEEWDVLNEIVTNTTLETAFAGQPGYPTGRELFAEIFEEAHQIDTTLGLYINDYMTLSQQNEAGSQPYDELKSHIQELVDADCGITGVGFQAHIGGYPNGIPSVLGTLDDFHDSFGLDAKITEFDLPSFVDEETGAAYLGDFMTAIFGHPSVNGFLFWNFWDGATWLNSGTNLYRLDWTPTASHAAYVDLVFDQWWSEEEVFTDVAGDGQVRVFKGLYEISYSCEGVVVRDTVSISGDLDYTITCDNINTSIPDADILPYKIFPNPTAGEILFDLSGIHPAVVQVLDMTGREIVHRKLEMGVHPINLSGYPAGTYLARVTINGRTTAQRIILY, translated from the coding sequence ATGAATCGAATTTTACCTTTTATCTGGATGATGGCCTTGATGGCTCCAAGCTTGATGGCTCAAGATGCCTTTCATACCAATCTTCAAGCAGACCTCCAAAGCCAATATGGCGTGCCTTCGGGTTCTTGGCTACTCAACGATACCGAATCCGCCAATATCTCCCAAGCCACGAAATACGGTGGGACCTATACCACTCAACCTATTTCTGGACAGGATTTCTCATTGGCACAAAGAGCTGCCATCACTTCCCAGCAGCCACAATCCTACAGTGCTGGCTGGTTTCTGAAAAATCAACTCTCAGTGAATAATGGAGATGTCCTCCTCGCAGTATTCTCCCTGAAAGCCATCGGGGCTCCGGGCAAAGTGAGCTTTTTCATCGAGCATGCCACCACCTTTGCCAAGGAGGTCATCATGACTGTGCCCGTGGACACCCAATGGAGGACCTATTTTGTGCCATTCGTCTCTGGCGATAATTACAATGTGAACCAATTATCCATTGGTTTCCACCTGGGCTTTCAGATCCAGACCATTGAGATGGCGGGCATCAACGTCTTGAATTACACGAATCAAGCACAGAAGGATGATCTCCCCAACCAGATCAACAACCAATTCTATTCAGGGTGGGAACCCGATGCCCCTTGGAGAGCACAGGCGGCCCAAAGAATCGATAGCCTCCGAAAAGCGAACCTCACCATTCATGCGGTGGATCAGGGAGGTACTCCGGTAGAGCAGGCTTTGATCGAGGTGAATATGCTACAGCATGAGTTTGCCTTCGGAAGTGCTGTGACAGCCGATCGGATTGCCGGGAACGCAAGCAATGTCATCTACCGAAATAAAATCGCCAACCTCGACGGAAAGGGACATGGCTTCAATTGGGCAGTGTTTGAGAATGATATGAAGTGGCCCGCATGGGAGTCGGAGTGGTTTGTCAACAAGGCGGAACTCGCAAATGCAGTGGCTTGGTTGCGAGGGGAAGGCATCAAGATTCGGGGGCATGCATTGGTGTGGCCCGGCAATGACAACCTCCCCAACGATGTGGACCAGCAAGCCAGCAATATTCCCTATGTAACCAACCGGATTTCCAATCACCTCAATGCCATCCTCAATTACCCGGGGATTTCGGAGGAAGTGGAGGAATGGGATGTGCTGAATGAAATCGTCACCAATACTACCTTGGAGACGGCATTTGCCGGGCAGCCCGGATATCCGACAGGCCGTGAATTATTCGCAGAAATCTTCGAAGAAGCCCATCAGATCGACACGACGCTGGGACTTTACATCAATGACTACATGACCCTATCTCAACAGAATGAGGCGGGTTCTCAGCCATACGATGAGCTCAAGTCCCATATTCAGGAATTGGTGGATGCTGATTGCGGCATCACAGGCGTGGGTTTTCAGGCGCACATTGGCGGGTATCCCAATGGGATTCCGTCGGTCTTGGGAACGCTTGACGACTTTCACGACTCCTTTGGACTGGACGCCAAAATCACAGAATTCGACTTGCCGAGCTTTGTCGATGAGGAAACAGGAGCAGCCTATCTGGGCGACTTCATGACGGCGATTTTTGGACACCCTAGTGTCAATGGATTCCTATTCTGGAATTTCTGGGACGGCGCGACTTGGTTGAATTCCGGTACCAATCTGTATCGGCTGGATTGGACGCCGACTGCTTCACATGCCGCTTACGTGGATCTGGTTTTTGACCAATGGTGGTCCGAGGAGGAGGTGTTTACAGATGTGGCCGGAGATGGGCAAGTTCGGGTGTTCAAGGGGTTGTATGAGATTTCCTATTCCTGCGAAGGCGTGGTTGTACGAGATACAGTTTCGATTTCTGGGGATCTGGATTACACCATCACGTGTGACAACATCAACACCTCGATTCCAGATGCGGACATTCTGCCTTATAAAATTTTCCCAAATCCAACGGCTGGCGAAATCTTGTTTGACCTCTCGGGCATTCATCCTGCCGTCGTACAAGTGCTGGACATGACTGGGCGAGAAATCGTCCATAGGAAGCTGGAAATGGGCGTTCATCCCATCAATCTGTCCGGGTATCCCGCGGGAACTTATCTGGCCCGCGTCACGATCAACGGCCGCACAACCGCACAAAGAATTATTTTATATTGA
- a CDS encoding T9SS type A sorting domain-containing protein, with protein MRIFTILMALVCLAICTQAQVYTDHFDNDDPANMGGAAAYSFSESSSELTVTAASLSGPYDVFTYQMHDPGTGATQVVDASGNNKIFVRAKASAIGTQLRLDLEDAGNYATSLPGLTKTLTTEFQVLEFDFTDNYLDGGYGGTACNAGPCPVDSSQVAQLVFYANPGVGFAGSIVIDYVAFGAAPDTIITSDIFQDHFEDDSAANAFTFVAPGYALSQAGTELTITGDGTTGAYDPLTYVFMNLQTQDTFDIDITNNNKLFVKVKSSVAGTALRIDVQDIDGYASTAGSITKIVDTEYVVLEYDYSGSLSDLGYGGTPCTSSTAPCAVDGSRIADILLFIEPGVGAYLGDLTIDWISFGVSLDPPGPQADLIYQDHFSNETLEFTGAAAGLTVSEVGSDLVINGDGTSPAFNAISYLLHDKDSAEEIFLDMTPGQNKVFIRAKVDAGTVPLRIDLVDTLDFHTTQASLTKVVSDEWTVFEYDFSGNFTDAGYGGTACPTGPCPVDPTAIKQVLIFPDPIQGAFSGALTIDFLSVGQPAEEENSTPKGIVNYSDEMDDNTSLFISDMDGLTSTTSNGEWVISGDGTSEAYSPVVYDTHNDLGETELIDVVGSNNTLFIRAKASIDSTELRIDLQDYLDYVSNASGVSTLLSTEYEIYELDYTGAYNDGGYGGSPCTTGPCPVDGERIEHLQVFINAATGSFDGTVSIDWVSFGQAITGINQFDVLQTLRAFPNPTTDRVFVDYALTQSANVDIIISNLMGQQLMHQSLGLQAQGGQHTELDLSQLARGMYILQVWTDHDIAGTLRIVKQ; from the coding sequence ATGAGAATCTTTACCATCCTCATGGCACTGGTTTGCCTGGCCATCTGCACGCAAGCCCAAGTGTACACAGATCATTTTGACAATGACGATCCCGCCAATATGGGAGGGGCTGCAGCCTATTCATTCTCTGAATCTTCTTCGGAGTTGACGGTGACGGCTGCTTCGCTCTCAGGGCCCTATGACGTATTCACTTATCAGATGCACGACCCTGGCACCGGTGCTACCCAAGTGGTAGATGCTTCGGGCAACAACAAGATTTTCGTTCGTGCCAAAGCCAGTGCCATCGGTACGCAACTTAGATTGGACTTGGAGGATGCCGGCAATTACGCGACCTCCCTACCGGGACTCACCAAGACGCTTACGACTGAGTTTCAGGTGTTGGAATTCGATTTTACCGACAATTACTTGGACGGTGGATACGGCGGAACTGCCTGTAATGCGGGTCCTTGTCCGGTAGATTCCTCCCAGGTTGCCCAGCTGGTATTCTATGCCAATCCGGGTGTGGGATTCGCTGGAAGTATCGTGATCGATTATGTGGCCTTTGGTGCAGCGCCAGATACGATCATTACCTCTGACATTTTCCAAGATCACTTCGAAGATGACAGCGCCGCCAATGCCTTCACCTTTGTGGCACCGGGTTACGCGCTGTCTCAAGCTGGAACTGAGTTGACCATTACCGGAGACGGTACCACAGGGGCGTACGATCCATTGACCTACGTCTTCATGAATCTCCAGACCCAGGATACATTCGATATTGATATCACAAACAACAACAAGCTGTTTGTCAAGGTGAAGTCCTCCGTAGCGGGTACTGCCCTGCGAATCGACGTGCAGGATATCGATGGCTATGCATCTACTGCGGGCTCCATCACCAAGATTGTCGATACCGAATACGTGGTGCTGGAATATGATTATAGCGGTTCCCTGTCCGATCTGGGATATGGAGGCACGCCCTGTACTTCCAGCACAGCTCCTTGTGCGGTGGATGGATCACGGATCGCCGACATCCTGCTATTTATCGAGCCGGGAGTGGGTGCTTATTTGGGCGATTTGACCATCGACTGGATTTCCTTCGGCGTTTCCCTCGACCCTCCCGGACCTCAGGCAGATTTGATCTACCAAGACCACTTCAGCAATGAGACGCTAGAATTCACAGGCGCGGCTGCAGGTCTGACGGTTTCCGAAGTAGGGTCTGACTTGGTGATTAATGGAGACGGAACTTCCCCTGCATTCAACGCCATTTCCTACCTGCTCCATGACAAGGATTCCGCGGAAGAGATTTTCTTGGACATGACCCCCGGTCAGAACAAGGTGTTCATCCGTGCCAAGGTAGATGCGGGTACTGTTCCCCTGCGAATTGACCTGGTGGATACACTCGATTTCCATACCACGCAGGCATCCTTGACCAAGGTTGTGTCTGACGAATGGACCGTCTTCGAGTATGACTTCTCCGGGAACTTTACGGATGCTGGTTATGGTGGAACGGCTTGCCCAACAGGTCCTTGTCCAGTAGATCCGACGGCCATCAAACAGGTGCTGATTTTTCCAGACCCTATTCAAGGGGCCTTCTCTGGAGCATTGACCATTGATTTCCTTTCCGTTGGTCAACCCGCAGAGGAAGAGAATTCCACCCCCAAAGGGATCGTCAATTATTCTGACGAAATGGACGACAATACAAGCCTGTTCATCTCGGACATGGATGGATTGACTTCCACCACTTCGAATGGCGAATGGGTGATCTCAGGTGATGGTACCAGTGAAGCCTACAGTCCTGTGGTGTACGATACCCACAATGATTTGGGAGAGACAGAATTGATCGATGTGGTGGGGAGCAACAATACCCTCTTCATCCGTGCCAAGGCGAGTATCGACAGCACCGAATTGCGCATTGACTTGCAGGATTACCTGGACTATGTATCCAATGCCAGTGGGGTATCCACCCTCTTGAGTACCGAGTACGAAATCTACGAATTGGATTACACGGGTGCCTACAATGATGGAGGCTACGGAGGATCTCCCTGTACGACAGGACCTTGCCCGGTAGATGGTGAGCGTATCGAGCATCTTCAAGTATTCATCAATGCAGCCACTGGCAGCTTCGATGGCACTGTGAGCATTGACTGGGTTTCATTTGGTCAGGCGATTACGGGAATCAATCAATTTGATGTACTCCAGACGCTCCGTGCTTTCCCCAATCCGACGACTGATCGCGTATTCGTGGATTATGCATTAACCCAAAGCGCCAACGTGGACATTATCATATCCAACTTGATGGGACAGCAACTCATGCATCAATCCCTCGGACTTCAGGCGCAAGGCGGTCAACATACCGAGTTGGACTTGAGCCAGCTCGCCAGAGGGATGTATATCCTTCAGGTGTGGACGGATCATGACATTGCGGGTACCCTCCGCATTGTCAAGCAATAG